One window from the genome of Elaeis guineensis isolate ETL-2024a chromosome 5, EG11, whole genome shotgun sequence encodes:
- the LOC105044626 gene encoding DNA-binding protein S1FA isoform X2, which yields MGEQFSGSAENLVREEATKGLNPGLVVLLVIGGLVLLFLVGNYALYMYAQKTLPPKKKKPVSKKKMKRERLKQGVSAPGE from the coding sequence GAAAATTTGGTCAGGGAGGAGGCAACAAAAGGTTTGAACCCAGGGCTGGTAGTTTTACTTGTGATTGGCGGTCTTGTGCTGCTTTTCCTTGTTGGAAACTATGCCCTCTACATGTATGCACAAAAGACCCTTCCACCAAAGAAGAAGAAACCTGTCtccaaaaagaaaatgaagagggAAAGGCTTAAGCAAGGGGTCTCTGCTCCAGGAGAGTAG
- the LOC105044626 gene encoding DNA-binding protein S1FA isoform X1 encodes MGEQFSGSAQENLVREEATKGLNPGLVVLLVIGGLVLLFLVGNYALYMYAQKTLPPKKKKPVSKKKMKRERLKQGVSAPGE; translated from the coding sequence CAGGAAAATTTGGTCAGGGAGGAGGCAACAAAAGGTTTGAACCCAGGGCTGGTAGTTTTACTTGTGATTGGCGGTCTTGTGCTGCTTTTCCTTGTTGGAAACTATGCCCTCTACATGTATGCACAAAAGACCCTTCCACCAAAGAAGAAGAAACCTGTCtccaaaaagaaaatgaagagggAAAGGCTTAAGCAAGGGGTCTCTGCTCCAGGAGAGTAG